The Chroicocephalus ridibundus chromosome 17, bChrRid1.1, whole genome shotgun sequence genome window below encodes:
- the LOC134524634 gene encoding keratin, type I cytoskeletal 12-like, translating into MALSVRTSGGSRQLSSRSGLGGGSLRMSGSSGGGGFGGSGLGFGGGSGGGFGAASMLGSGSGLSGGFGGSLSSGFGGGFGGGLGGSYGSGLGGGFGGGLGSGFGGGLGSGFGSSSGTSFGGGFGSGSGSGFGGGFGTPGAGDGGLLSGSKKETMQNLNDRLAAYLDKVRSLEDANTELERKIREWYEKNGPADGVPGAGNDYSKYYPIIEDLRNKIINATIDNARIILQIDNARLAADDFRLKYENEVALRQSVEADINGLRRVLDELTLTRADLEMQIESLNEELAYLKKNHEEELQGIQSSAVGQVSVEMDAAPGIDLTKLLNDMRGQYEVIAEQNRKEAEAWFNEKSGELKREISTNTEQLQSGKSEITDLKRTLQSLEIELQSQLAMKKSLEDTLAETEGGYCAQLSQMQLQIGNLESQLFQVRADMERQNAEYQQLLDIKTRLEMEIETYRRLLDGEFVSAGQGVTFESSSLTGSKSQTQSLDSSQDPTKTRKIKTIVEEVVDGKVVASHVKEVEEKI; encoded by the exons ATGGCCCTGTCTGTGCGCACAAGTGGTGGATCCCGGCAGCTCTCGTCTCGCAGTGGGCTTGGTGGGGGATCTCTGAGAATGTCTGGTTCTAGCGGTGGCGGAGGCTTTGGTGGCAGCGGACTTGGGTTTGGTGGTGGATCTGGCGGAGGTTTTGGTGCTGCTTCTATGCTCGGCTCAGGCTCTGGCCTCagtgggggctttgggggcagcTTAAGTAGTGGCTTCGGCGGAGGCTTTGGCGGTGGGTTAGGTGGTAGCTATGGAAGTGGCTTAGGTGGTGGTTTTGGTGGAGGTTTAGGAAGTGGTTTTGGTGGAGGTTTAGGAAGTGGTTTTGGCAGCAGCTCAGGCACTAGTTTTGGAGGTGGCTTTGGTAGTGGCTCAGGATCTGGTTTTGGAGGTGGCTTTGGCACCCCTGGTGCTGGGGATGGTGGCCTTCTTTCTGGCTCAAAAAAAGAAACTATGCAGAACCTCAATGACCGTCTGGCTGCTTATCTGGACAAAGTACGATCTCTGGAGGATGCCAATACTGAGCTGGAGCGCAAAATCCGTGAGTGGTATGAGAAAAACGGCCCCGCAGATGGTGTCCCTGGAGCTGGGAATGATTATAGTAAATATTATCCTATAATTGAAGATCTTCGAAACAAG ATCATTAATGCAACTATTGACAATGCAAGAATCATTTTGCAGATTGATAATGCCAGACTGGCTGCTGATGATTTCAGACTGAA ATATGAGAATGAAGTGGCTCTTCGCCAGAGTGTGGAAGCCGACATCAATGGTCTGCGCAGAGTTCTTGATGAGCTCACCTTGACAAGAGCTGATTTGGAGATGCAGATTGAAAGCCTGAACGAAGAACTGGCTTATCTCAAGAAGAATCATGAGGAg GAGCTTCAGGGTATCCAAAGCAGTGCAGTTGGCCAAGTCAGCGTTGAAATGGATGCTGCTCCAGGAATTGACCTGACCAAGCTTCTGAATGACATGAGGGGACAGTATGAAGTCATTGCTGAGCAAAATCGTAAAGAGGCCGAAGCATGGTTCAACGAAAAA AGCGGGGAGCTGAAAAGGGAAATCTCCACCAATACTGAGCAGCTTCAGTCAGGCAAGAGTGAGATCACAGACTTAAAACGGACTCTCCAGAGCTTGGAAATTGAACTACAATCTCAGCTTGCCATG AAAAAATCCCTTGAGGACACTTTAGCAGAAACGGAAGGAGGTTACTGCGCTCAGCTTTCACAAATGCAACTTCAGATTGGGAACCTGGAGTCTCAGCTGTTTCAGGTCAGGGCTGACATGGAGCGCCAGAATGCAGAGTATCAACAACTTCTAGACATCAAGACTCGCCTGGAAATGGAGATTGAAACCTATCGTCGCCTGCTGGATGGCGAGTTTGT GAGCGCAGGACAGGGAGTTACATTTGAAAGCTCATCCTTGACAGGGTCCAAATCACAAACGCAATCACTGGATTCTTCTCAGG atCC